In Desertifilum tharense IPPAS B-1220, the DNA window GGGATTGAACACATAAGCTTGTGTTACTCCCTGATACATATAATCCGCAACGCAATGGGTAGTAGCATCATAGGCAAAGAGATAATCGACAGTAGCGGCTATTTCAAATGCGCCTTTGTAGCCGTGACGCATGACGCCTGCGATCCATTTGGGGTTAATGACGCGGGAACGATAGACTCTGGCAATTTCTTCTTGTAGCTTGCGAATGCGCGGGTTTTGGGGGACGGAATGATCGCCGAAATAGGTTTGTGGGTTTTTCCCGGTTAAGGCGCGTACTGCTACGGTTAAGCCACCTTGAAATTGATAATAGTCGTCTGAGTCGAGTAAATCGTGTTCGCGGTTATCTTGATTGTGCAGGACAATTTGCATTTGCTGGAGGCGGTTTTTAAAGGCTTCGGGTGCAGAGGTTCCGGAGAGTTCTCCGGTTAACGTTGGGGTCTTGGTGTAGGCGTAACCGCTCCAATTGAGATAGGCTGTGGCTAGATCCTGGTCATTTTGCCAATTTTGCGATTCAATGAGTCCTTGTAGTCCGGCTCCATAAGCACCGGGTTTTGAACCAAAGACTCGATAGCGCGATCGCACTTTTGCCTGTTCTACACTTAACCCCGCCTCTACCCAAGCTATTTCTTCCTGTTGGACTTGTGCTGCTAAGGGGTTATCTTCTGGAGGTTCGTCTAAACTGGCGACTGCATTGACTGCACTATCAAATAAATCGATTAAATGACTAAAGGCGTCGCGGAAAAACCCCGAAATTCTCAAGGTGACATCTACACGCGGACGACCTAACGCCGAAACGGGTAAAATTTCAAAATCGACCACTCGCCGCGAAGCACCATCCCAAACGGGACGAACGCCAAGTAAGGCTAAGGCTTCTGCAATGTCATCGCCTCCCGTTCGCATGGTGGAGGTTCCCCAAACAGAAAGTCCTAGGGTTTTGGGATATTCGCCGTTTTCTTGGGTATAACGTTCAATTAAGGCTTCGGCGGCTTTTCTACCAATATCCCAAGCGGTTTCGGTGGGAAGGCTGCGGATATCTACAGAATAGAAGTTACGGCCTGTGGGTAATACGTCAGCGCGATCGCGAGTAGGTGCGCCACTAGGTCCGCTTTCCACAAATTGTCCATCAAATCCGCGTAGCAATTGAGTAATTTCTTGGGAGGTTTGTTGCAAAGCCGGAAGCAAAACTTGATTCATCCAAGTCAGTTCTTTTGCAGTCTGGGGAAGTTGTTTTTCAATAGCTTTTATCTCTATTTCCCCCCTCATTAATTGTTCTACCCACTGAATCGCCTGAAGTTCTATAACCTCGACCACATCCCCTAAAGTATGACAATTTTTCTTCTCCCAACCGGCTTTCAACTCTGGATCTACAGAGTTGAAAATCAGGTTCTCTCCTACTCTTCCCCCCATCCCCCCATCTCCCCATCCCCCCATCTCTTCAACACAGGGTTGAGCAAAATCAACCGTTAGGGGGTCAAATTCCAAACCCCAATCTTGAGCAATGGCGCGGGTAATACCTTGGGGACGAGAACGGGAAATGGCAATGATTAAATCGCGCAGTTGTTCGCCTTGGGGACATTGACCAAAAATGTGCAAGCCGTCGCGAATTTGGGCTTCTTTTAATTCACAAAGATAGCCATTGGCTTGAGTCAAAAAGGCAGTAAATTCTGTAGGAGATTCTAGACGAATTCCGGCTAAGTCTTGGTCTAGATTTTCTTGGCGAATTAGGGTGAAAATGCGATCGCGAATCCTACTCAGCCTACCCGGATCGAGGGTTTCGGCTTCGTAATATTCGTCAATTAAGTTTTCTAGCTGTTGCAAAGGACCATACAGTTCCGCCCGCGTTAGGGGGGGTGTAAGATGATCGAGAATCACAGCTTGCGATCGCCGTTTCGCTTGGGTTCCTTCCCCCGGATCGTTGACAATAAACGGATAAAAGTGCGGTAACGGTCCTAACGCCACTTCGGGATAGCAATTTTCGGATAAAGCGATGCTTTTCCCAGGTAGCCATTCTAAGTTACCGTGTTTGCCGATATGCGCGATCGCATCTGCCTGAAAATGCTCCCTTAACCAATGATAAAACGCCAAATATTCATGAG includes these proteins:
- the cobN gene encoding cobaltochelatase subunit CobN; this translates as MHRIPASPGGWNFLSQGFITLEQSPADIVFLSTADTDIQTLAAALAVSPSGFPSVRAANLLQLQQQLSIDLYAEATLSTAKIVILRLLGGRAYWSYGLEVVREQAQKSGTHLIVLPGDDRPDPDLVGHSTTAIATVHTCWRYLTEGGVENYRNALLFVADTCLKTHYNPPPPQPVPEVGVYPFPQKPVNLQGKVGILFYRAHYLAGNTAPIEALCQALIQRHLEPVPLFVSSLRDRACQSEILTHFQPQNISLILNTTSFAIGKPAVDAFLSRLNVPMLQVIFSSSTLEQWQSGTWGLIPRDVAMNVALPEVDGRIISRAVSFKGVQQWNDTLETDVVVYQPEAERIEFVAQLAQNWVKLRQTPPKDRRIALILANYPTRDGRLANGVGLDTPQSCVEILKALQAAGYTLEDIPQTSDELMQRLTTGVTNDPEGMHLRPIRQQLSPADYQAYFSHLPQPVQQGMQNRWGKLSASLSAECKVLSAEWEESASLSAECKVLSAEWEESASLSAECKVLSAEWEESASLSAECKVLSAEWEESVESKVLSSEKCGSQAVFTHSSSPHLPISPSPHPSSPNSQLPTPNSLSSPIPIPGIQLGNIFVGIQPARGYERDPALNYHAPDLEPTHEYLAFYHWLREHFQADAIAHIGKHGNLEWLPGKSIALSENCYPEVALGPLPHFYPFIVNDPGEGTQAKRRSQAVILDHLTPPLTRAELYGPLQQLENLIDEYYEAETLDPGRLSRIRDRIFTLIRQENLDQDLAGIRLESPTEFTAFLTQANGYLCELKEAQIRDGLHIFGQCPQGEQLRDLIIAISRSRPQGITRAIAQDWGLEFDPLTVDFAQPCVEEMGGWGDGGMGGRVGENLIFNSVDPELKAGWEKKNCHTLGDVVEVIELQAIQWVEQLMRGEIEIKAIEKQLPQTAKELTWMNQVLLPALQQTSQEITQLLRGFDGQFVESGPSGAPTRDRADVLPTGRNFYSVDIRSLPTETAWDIGRKAAEALIERYTQENGEYPKTLGLSVWGTSTMRTGGDDIAEALALLGVRPVWDGASRRVVDFEILPVSALGRPRVDVTLRISGFFRDAFSHLIDLFDSAVNAVASLDEPPEDNPLAAQVQQEEIAWVEAGLSVEQAKVRSRYRVFGSKPGAYGAGLQGLIESQNWQNDQDLATAYLNWSGYAYTKTPTLTGELSGTSAPEAFKNRLQQMQIVLHNQDNREHDLLDSDDYYQFQGGLTVAVRALTGKNPQTYFGDHSVPQNPRIRKLQEEIARVYRSRVINPKWIAGVMRHGYKGAFEIAATVDYLFAYDATTHCVADYMYQGVTQAYVFNPEVQAFILEKNPWALRDIAERLLEAHQRGLWEDVTPHTLDQLRAVVNHAEGQIESL